GCGCGACGACGAGGCGGTGCTGGAGGCCGCGCCGTCGCTCGTGCGCGCCGGCAGCTGACGGCTTTCCGCTCGGAGGCCGCGCCGTGCCGATCGTGACCGTCTCGCGGCAGTTCGGGGCCGGCGGCTCCGAGCTCGCCGCGCGCGTGGCCGAGGCGCTGGGCTGGCCGCTGCTGGACAACGCGCTGCTCGACGAGGTGGCCGCGCGGCTGGGCACCTCGCGCGAGGCGGTGGCGGCGCGCGACGAGCGGCGGCCCTCGCTCGCCGCGCGGTTGGCCGACGCGCTCGCGCTGGGCGCCACCGACGCCGAGCCGTCCGTGACCGCGGCGCTGCCCGGACGCGACGCCGAGTCGGTGGCGCCGCCGCCCGCGGAGGAGCAGGTGCTGGCCGTGACGCAGCGCGTGATCGTCGAGGCGGCGGCGCGCGGGCCGGTGGTGGTCGTGGGGCGCGGCGCGCAGGCGGCGCTGGCGGCGCGCGCCGACGCGCTGCACGTGCTCTGCTGCGCGCCGCGCGACGCGCGCATCGCGCGGGTGGCGGCGCGCGAGGGGCTGCCCCTGGGCGCCGCCGCGCGCCGCGTGGACGACGTGGACCGCGAGCGCCTGACGCTCGTGCGCAAGCGGTGGGGCCGCGAGCTGCTGGACCCGTCGCACTACGACCTGTGCCTCAACAGCGCGCGCCTGGGGCTCGCGGAGGCGGCGACGCTGGTGGTCGAGACCGCGCGCGCGCGCCTCTAGTCCGACGCGGGCCGTCCGAGCGCCGCGACCTCCGGGTGGCGCGTGAACACCCACAGCGCGTAGCCGAGCATCAGCGCGGCGCCGCCGCCGATGGCCCAGTCGACGCCGAGCGCGCGCGCCACCGCGCCGCCGAGAAAGGCGCCGACGACCTGCGCCATCCCCACGACCACGAA
This sequence is a window from Roseisolibacter agri. Protein-coding genes within it:
- a CDS encoding AAA family ATPase codes for the protein MPIVTVSRQFGAGGSELAARVAEALGWPLLDNALLDEVAARLGTSREAVAARDERRPSLAARLADALALGATDAEPSVTAALPGRDAESVAPPPAEEQVLAVTQRVIVEAAARGPVVVVGRGAQAALAARADALHVLCCAPRDARIARVAAREGLPLGAAARRVDDVDRERLTLVRKRWGRELLDPSHYDLCLNSARLGLAEAATLVVETARARL